One Thermoanaerobaculia bacterium genomic window carries:
- a CDS encoding DedA family protein, translating to MTHPLLATHAIAAVEHYLERETVVGVFVLLFFGAFGPSPPEESILLLAGYVVYQDLARFWPIVLSALVAAVLGDTCLYGIGRLLGGNLEKRPWLAKIFPREKIEFVKGRFRRYQFRAVVAGRYVYGLRPVLFFTSGASRMPLWKFLAADSLAAFANAVVWVFLGDRFGGRIGDVLHWAERSETVLLVLAGALIGYFILESILVHAKKWKETSPFVRWATGWKIAAIAGTVLLLVYLEVWFRARGISLTRLRRL from the coding sequence TTGACCCATCCGCTGCTGGCTACCCACGCGATCGCCGCGGTCGAGCACTATCTCGAGCGCGAGACCGTCGTCGGCGTGTTCGTGCTCCTCTTCTTCGGGGCGTTCGGACCCAGCCCGCCGGAAGAATCGATCCTCCTCCTGGCGGGATACGTCGTCTACCAGGATCTGGCGCGGTTCTGGCCGATCGTTCTCTCCGCGCTCGTCGCGGCGGTCCTCGGCGACACCTGCCTCTACGGGATCGGCCGCCTCCTCGGAGGCAATCTCGAGAAGCGGCCGTGGCTCGCCAAGATCTTCCCCCGCGAGAAGATCGAGTTCGTCAAGGGGCGATTTCGCCGGTACCAGTTTCGCGCCGTCGTCGCGGGGCGCTACGTGTACGGGCTCCGTCCCGTCCTCTTCTTCACGTCCGGAGCGTCGCGGATGCCGCTCTGGAAGTTCCTCGCGGCGGATTCCCTCGCCGCGTTCGCGAACGCGGTGGTATGGGTGTTCCTCGGCGACCGGTTCGGAGGGCGGATCGGCGACGTGCTGCACTGGGCGGAGCGCTCCGAGACGGTTCTCCTCGTGCTCGCGGGAGCGCTGATCGGCTACTTCATTCTCGAGAGCATCCTCGTCCACGCGAAGAAATGGAAGGAGACGTCCCCCTTCGTCCGCTGGGCGACCGGCTGGAAGATCGCGGCGATCGCCGGCACGGTGCTGCTCCTCGTGTACCTCGAGGTGTGGTTCCGGGCGCGGGGCATCAGCCTGACGCGCCTCCGGCGCCTCTGA